A DNA window from Dunckerocampus dactyliophorus isolate RoL2022-P2 chromosome 17, RoL_Ddac_1.1, whole genome shotgun sequence contains the following coding sequences:
- the slc4a5b gene encoding electrogenic sodium bicarbonate cotransporter 4 isoform X2 — protein MDQHGRSRAQRRYDDDDDDDDVQPFYIGVPVSHRRKRRRHHSHNHDGERGSRHSHYEHHDHHEYTRRGFYHESDEHDGEDCARLPERADPSVSPAAERLRHILAEDEGGPTPTIFTEMDTLQQEGGELEWKESARWVKFEEKVEEGGERWSKPHVSTLTLHSLFELRTCLQTGSILLDLDAFSLPHIVDEIVERQIADGLVSEDVKEKISFVLLRRHRHQTKKPIHRSLADIGKSSAVAAPNRSPQVTLSRSTSSTSAIHRSTDDLRSRHASSLGRLHHAQSRSMTDISDTPSSDQLKNKFMKKIPRDAEASNVLIGEVDFLDKPFVSFVRLAQATTLGGLTEVPVPTRFLFILLGPHGKTKSYNEIGRAIATLMVDDLFSDVAYKARDREDLIAGVDEFLDEVIVLPPGEWDPKIRIEPPKKVPSAEMRKSVLNLNELGQMNGAAGGAAGGEDEELPAPHELGEELKFTGRLGGGLWLDIKRKIPWYCSDVYDGFHIQTISAVLFIYLGCITNAITFGGLLGDATDNYQGVMESFLGTALAGTVFCLFGGQPLIILSSTGPILIFEKLLYEFSKNNGVDYMELRLWIGIHACLQCFMLVLCDASYIIKYMTRFTEEGFSSLISFIFISDAIKKMVGSFKYYPINRGFKPDFITSYKCDCVPPDQAPLADDNMTLLFNLSDLDWSQLSKKECVKYGGALVGKACKYVPDLALMSFILFFGTYSMTVSLKKFKFSRYFPTKLRKLVSDFSIIISILVFCGLDALLDLDTPKLHVPTEIKLRKLISDFAIFMSIMSFVGLDMLVGLDTPKLIVPTELKPTRSDRGWLVMPFGKNPWWWHLASFVPALLVTILIFMDQQISAVIVNRKENKLKKGCGYHLDLFWVGILMAVCSFMGLPWYVAATVISIAHIDSLKMESESSAPGEQPQFLGVREQRLTGTLVFVLTGLSVFLAPILQYIPMPVLYGVFLYMGVASLSGIQFWERIKLYMMAPKHQPDFAFLRHVPLRRVHLFTLVQITCLAVLWVLKSTFLAIIFPVMILGLMVVRKLLDLMFSQHDLAWLDDILPDKDKKKSEDDKKKKKKKSPEAESDEEEAERYSMLACDQNQADRRYCVLKLHVPYSDLMLSPDSASTPPKVSLLF, from the exons ATGGATCAGCACGGCAGGAGCCGAGCTCAGCGTCGCtatgacgacgacgacgacgatgacg ACGTCCAGCCCTTCTACATCGGCGTTCCCGTGTCCCACAGGAGGAAGAGACGGCGCCACCACTCGCACAACCACGACGGCGAGCGCGGCTCCCGCCACTCGCACTACGAGCACCACGACCACCACGAGTACACCCGCCGAGGATTCTACCACGAAAGCGACGAGCACGACGGCGAAGACTGCGCTCGACTCCCGGAGCGCGCCGACCCCTCGG TGTCACCGGCGGCCGAGAGACTGCGTCACATCCTGGCGGAGGACGAAGGCGGGCCGACGCCCACCATCTTCACCGAGATGGACACACTGCAGCAGGAGGGCGGCGAGCTGGAGTGGAAGGAGTCGGCCAG GTGGGTGAAGTTTGAGGAGAAGGTGGAGGAAGGCGGCGAGCGGTGGAGCAAGCCTCACGTGTCCACGCTGACGCTGCACAGCCTCTTTGAGCTGCGGACATGTCTCCAGACGGGAAGCATCCTGCTGGACTTGGACGCCTTCTCGCTGCCGCACATCGTGG ACGAGATCGTGGAGCGACAGATCGCCGACGGCCTGGTCTCGGAGGACGTGAAGGAGAAGATCAGCTTCGTGTTGCTACGGAGACATCGCCATCAGACCAAGAAGCCCATCCACCGCTCGCTGGCCGACATCGGGAAGTCCTCCGCCGTCGCCGCCCCTA ACCGTAGTCCTCAGGTGACGCTGAGCCGTAGCACTAGTTCCACTTCCGCCATCCATCGATCCACTGACGACCTGCGCTCGCGACACGCCAGCAGCCTGGGACGCCTGC ATCACGCGCAGAGTCGCAGCATGACCGACATTTCTGACACACCCAGCTCAGACCAG CTGAAGAACAAATTCATGAAGAAGATTCCTCGCGATGCCGAGGCGTCCAACGTGCTGATTGGCGAGGTGGACTTCCTGGACAAACCCTTCGTCTCCTTCGTGCGTCTGGCTCAGGCCACCACTCTGGGCGGCCTCACGGAGGTCCCGGTGCCGACCAG GTTCCTCTTCATCCTGCTGGGTCCTCACGGCAAGACCAAGTCCTACAACGAGATTGGGCGGGCCATCGCCACACTCATGGTGGACGAC CTGTTCAGCGACGTGGCGTACAAAGCCAGGGACCGCGAGGACCTGATCGCAGGCGTGGACGAGTTCCTGGACGAGGTGATAGTCCTCCCCCCAGGAGAATGGGACCCCAAAATCCGCATCGAGCCCCCCAAGAAGGTTCCGTCAGCTGAGATGAG GAAGTCTGTGCTGAACCTGAACGAGCTGGGCCAGATGAACGGGGCGGCCGGGGGGGCGGCCGGCGGGGAAGACGAGGAGCTTCCGGCCCCACACGAGCTGGGAGAGGAGCTGAAGTTCACCGGGAG GCTGGGCGGTGGCTTGTGGCTGGACATCAAGAGGAAGATTCCGTGGTACTGCAGCGACGTCTACGATGGCTTCCATATCCAGACCATCTCCGCCGTGCTCTTCATCTACTTGGGCTGCATCACCAACGCCATCACCTTTGGCGGCCTGCTGGGGGACGCCACCGACAACTACCAG GGTGTGATGGAGAGCTTCTTGGGGACGGCTTTGGCGGGAACCGTCTTCTGCTTGTTTGGCGGTCAGCCTCTCATCATCCTCAGCTCCACGGGTCCCATCCTCATCTTTGAGAAGCTTCTCTACGAGTTCAGCAA GAACAACGGCGTGGACTACATGGAGCTGCGTCTGTGGATCGGCATCCACGCGTGTCTGCAGTGCTTCATGTTGGTGCTGTGTGACGCCAGCTACATCATTAAGTACATGACCCGCTTCACCGAGGAGGGCTTCTCCAGCCTCATCTCCTTCATCTTCATCTCGGACGCCATCAAGAAGATG GTGGGATCTTTCAAGTATTACCCCATCAACCGCGGCTTCAAGCCCGACTTCATCACGTCCTACAAGTGTGACTGCGTCCCTCCTGACCAGG CGCCGCTCGCTGACGACAACATGACGCTGCTG TTCAACCTGAGCGACCTGGACTGGAGTCAGCTGAGCAAGAAGGAGTGCGTCAAGTACGGCGGCGCCCTGGTGGGCAAGGCCTGTAAGTACGTCCCCGACCTGGCCCTCATGTCCTTCATCCTCTTCTTCGGCACCTACTCCATGACTGTGTCCCTCAAGAAGTTCAAGTTCAGCCGCTACTTTCCGACAAAG CTCCGTAAGCTGGTCAGCGATTTCTCCATCATCATTTCCATCCTGGTCTTCTGCGGGTTGGACGCCCTGCTGGACCTGGACACCCCCAAACTGCACGTCCCCACTGAGATAAAG CTAAGGAAGCTAATCAGTGATTTTGCCATCTTCATGTCCATCATGTCCTTTGTGGGTCTGGACATGTTGGTGGGTTTAGACACGCCCAAACTAATCGTTCCTACTGAGTTGAAG CCCACGCGTTCTGACCGCGGGTGGTTGGTGATGCCGTTCGGGAAGAACCCGTGGTGGTGGCACCTGGCCAGCTTCGTCCCCGCCCTGCTGGTCaccatcctcatcttcatggACCAGCAGATCAGCGCCGTCATCGTCAACCGCAAGGAGAACAAGCTTAAG AAGGGTTGCGGCTACCACCTGGACCTCTTCTGGGTGGGCATCCTGATGGCGGTGTGCTCCTTCATGGGTCTTCCGTGGTACGTGGCCGCCACCGTCATCTCCATCGCCCACATTGACTCGCTCAAGATGGAGAGCGAGTCCAGCGCCCCCGGAGAGCAGCCCCAGTTCCTCGGGGTCCG CGAGCAGAGACTGACCGGGACGCTCGTCTTTGTTCTGACCGGACTCTCCGTCTTCCTCGCCCCCATCCTTCAG TACATCCCCATGCCCGTCCTCTATGGCGTCTTCCTGTACATGGGCGTGGCCTCACTCAGCGGCATCCAG TTCTGGGAGCGTATCAAGTTGTACATGATGGCTCCAAAACACCAACCAGACTTTGCCTTCCTGCGTCACGTCCCCCTGAGACGCGTCCACCTCTTCACTCTTGTCCAGATCACCTGTCTGGCCGTCCTCTGGGTCCTAAAGTCCACCTTTCTCGCCATCATCTTCCCTGTCATG ATCCTGGGTCTGATGGTGGTGCGGAAGCTTCTGGACCTGATGTTCTCTCAGCACGACCTGGCCTGGCTGGACGACATCCTGCCTGACAAGGACAAGAAGAAGAGTGAGGacgacaagaagaagaagaagaagaagagcccGGAGGCGGAGAGCGACGAGGAG GAGGCCGAGCGGTACTCAATGTTGGCGTGCGATCAGAACCAAGCGGACCGCAGATACTGTGTGCTGAAGCTGCACGTTCCCTACAGCGACCTGATGTTGTCCCCTGACTCCGCCTCGACGCCGCCCAAAGTgtctcttttattttga
- the slc4a5b gene encoding electrogenic sodium bicarbonate cotransporter 4 isoform X8 gives MQDPAIMASRWTLAASQIVSPAAERLRHILAEDEGGPTPTIFTEMDTLQQEGGELEWKESARWVKFEEKVEEGGERWSKPHVSTLTLHSLFELRTCLQTGSILLDLDAFSLPHIVDEIVERQIADGLVSEDVKEKISFVLLRRHRHQTKKPIHRSLADIGKSSAVAAPNRSPQVTLSRSTSSTSAIHRSTDDLRSRHASSLGRLHHAQSRSMTDISDTPSSDQLKNKFMKKIPRDAEASNVLIGEVDFLDKPFVSFVRLAQATTLGGLTEVPVPTRFLFILLGPHGKTKSYNEIGRAIATLMVDDLFSDVAYKARDREDLIAGVDEFLDEVIVLPPGEWDPKIRIEPPKKVPSAEMRKSVLNLNELGQMNGAAGGAAGGEDEELPAPHELGEELKFTGRLGGGLWLDIKRKIPWYCSDVYDGFHIQTISAVLFIYLGCITNAITFGGLLGDATDNYQGVMESFLGTALAGTVFCLFGGQPLIILSSTGPILIFEKLLYEFSKNNGVDYMELRLWIGIHACLQCFMLVLCDASYIIKYMTRFTEEGFSSLISFIFISDAIKKMVGSFKYYPINRGFKPDFITSYKCDCVPPDQAPLADDNMTLLFNLSDLDWSQLSKKECVKYGGALVGKACKYVPDLALMSFILFFGTYSMTVSLKKFKFSRYFPTKLRKLVSDFSIIISILVFCGLDALLDLDTPKLHVPTEIKLRKLISDFAIFMSIMSFVGLDMLVGLDTPKLIVPTELKPTRSDRGWLVMPFGKNPWWWHLASFVPALLVTILIFMDQQISAVIVNRKENKLKKGCGYHLDLFWVGILMAVCSFMGLPWYVAATVISIAHIDSLKMESESSAPGEQPQFLGVREQRLTGTLVFVLTGLSVFLAPILQYIPMPVLYGVFLYMGVASLSGIQFWERIKLYMMAPKHQPDFAFLRHVPLRRVHLFTLVQITCLAVLWVLKSTFLAIIFPVMILGLMVVRKLLDLMFSQHDLAWLDDILPDKDKKKSEDDKKKKKKKSPEAESDEEEAERYSMLACDQNQADRRYCVLKLHVPYSDLMLSPDSASTPPKVSLLF, from the exons ATGCAGGACCCCGCCATCATGGCTTCCCGCTGGACGCTAGCGGCCTCTCAGATAG TGTCACCGGCGGCCGAGAGACTGCGTCACATCCTGGCGGAGGACGAAGGCGGGCCGACGCCCACCATCTTCACCGAGATGGACACACTGCAGCAGGAGGGCGGCGAGCTGGAGTGGAAGGAGTCGGCCAG GTGGGTGAAGTTTGAGGAGAAGGTGGAGGAAGGCGGCGAGCGGTGGAGCAAGCCTCACGTGTCCACGCTGACGCTGCACAGCCTCTTTGAGCTGCGGACATGTCTCCAGACGGGAAGCATCCTGCTGGACTTGGACGCCTTCTCGCTGCCGCACATCGTGG ACGAGATCGTGGAGCGACAGATCGCCGACGGCCTGGTCTCGGAGGACGTGAAGGAGAAGATCAGCTTCGTGTTGCTACGGAGACATCGCCATCAGACCAAGAAGCCCATCCACCGCTCGCTGGCCGACATCGGGAAGTCCTCCGCCGTCGCCGCCCCTA ACCGTAGTCCTCAGGTGACGCTGAGCCGTAGCACTAGTTCCACTTCCGCCATCCATCGATCCACTGACGACCTGCGCTCGCGACACGCCAGCAGCCTGGGACGCCTGC ATCACGCGCAGAGTCGCAGCATGACCGACATTTCTGACACACCCAGCTCAGACCAG CTGAAGAACAAATTCATGAAGAAGATTCCTCGCGATGCCGAGGCGTCCAACGTGCTGATTGGCGAGGTGGACTTCCTGGACAAACCCTTCGTCTCCTTCGTGCGTCTGGCTCAGGCCACCACTCTGGGCGGCCTCACGGAGGTCCCGGTGCCGACCAG GTTCCTCTTCATCCTGCTGGGTCCTCACGGCAAGACCAAGTCCTACAACGAGATTGGGCGGGCCATCGCCACACTCATGGTGGACGAC CTGTTCAGCGACGTGGCGTACAAAGCCAGGGACCGCGAGGACCTGATCGCAGGCGTGGACGAGTTCCTGGACGAGGTGATAGTCCTCCCCCCAGGAGAATGGGACCCCAAAATCCGCATCGAGCCCCCCAAGAAGGTTCCGTCAGCTGAGATGAG GAAGTCTGTGCTGAACCTGAACGAGCTGGGCCAGATGAACGGGGCGGCCGGGGGGGCGGCCGGCGGGGAAGACGAGGAGCTTCCGGCCCCACACGAGCTGGGAGAGGAGCTGAAGTTCACCGGGAG GCTGGGCGGTGGCTTGTGGCTGGACATCAAGAGGAAGATTCCGTGGTACTGCAGCGACGTCTACGATGGCTTCCATATCCAGACCATCTCCGCCGTGCTCTTCATCTACTTGGGCTGCATCACCAACGCCATCACCTTTGGCGGCCTGCTGGGGGACGCCACCGACAACTACCAG GGTGTGATGGAGAGCTTCTTGGGGACGGCTTTGGCGGGAACCGTCTTCTGCTTGTTTGGCGGTCAGCCTCTCATCATCCTCAGCTCCACGGGTCCCATCCTCATCTTTGAGAAGCTTCTCTACGAGTTCAGCAA GAACAACGGCGTGGACTACATGGAGCTGCGTCTGTGGATCGGCATCCACGCGTGTCTGCAGTGCTTCATGTTGGTGCTGTGTGACGCCAGCTACATCATTAAGTACATGACCCGCTTCACCGAGGAGGGCTTCTCCAGCCTCATCTCCTTCATCTTCATCTCGGACGCCATCAAGAAGATG GTGGGATCTTTCAAGTATTACCCCATCAACCGCGGCTTCAAGCCCGACTTCATCACGTCCTACAAGTGTGACTGCGTCCCTCCTGACCAGG CGCCGCTCGCTGACGACAACATGACGCTGCTG TTCAACCTGAGCGACCTGGACTGGAGTCAGCTGAGCAAGAAGGAGTGCGTCAAGTACGGCGGCGCCCTGGTGGGCAAGGCCTGTAAGTACGTCCCCGACCTGGCCCTCATGTCCTTCATCCTCTTCTTCGGCACCTACTCCATGACTGTGTCCCTCAAGAAGTTCAAGTTCAGCCGCTACTTTCCGACAAAG CTCCGTAAGCTGGTCAGCGATTTCTCCATCATCATTTCCATCCTGGTCTTCTGCGGGTTGGACGCCCTGCTGGACCTGGACACCCCCAAACTGCACGTCCCCACTGAGATAAAG CTAAGGAAGCTAATCAGTGATTTTGCCATCTTCATGTCCATCATGTCCTTTGTGGGTCTGGACATGTTGGTGGGTTTAGACACGCCCAAACTAATCGTTCCTACTGAGTTGAAG CCCACGCGTTCTGACCGCGGGTGGTTGGTGATGCCGTTCGGGAAGAACCCGTGGTGGTGGCACCTGGCCAGCTTCGTCCCCGCCCTGCTGGTCaccatcctcatcttcatggACCAGCAGATCAGCGCCGTCATCGTCAACCGCAAGGAGAACAAGCTTAAG AAGGGTTGCGGCTACCACCTGGACCTCTTCTGGGTGGGCATCCTGATGGCGGTGTGCTCCTTCATGGGTCTTCCGTGGTACGTGGCCGCCACCGTCATCTCCATCGCCCACATTGACTCGCTCAAGATGGAGAGCGAGTCCAGCGCCCCCGGAGAGCAGCCCCAGTTCCTCGGGGTCCG CGAGCAGAGACTGACCGGGACGCTCGTCTTTGTTCTGACCGGACTCTCCGTCTTCCTCGCCCCCATCCTTCAG TACATCCCCATGCCCGTCCTCTATGGCGTCTTCCTGTACATGGGCGTGGCCTCACTCAGCGGCATCCAG TTCTGGGAGCGTATCAAGTTGTACATGATGGCTCCAAAACACCAACCAGACTTTGCCTTCCTGCGTCACGTCCCCCTGAGACGCGTCCACCTCTTCACTCTTGTCCAGATCACCTGTCTGGCCGTCCTCTGGGTCCTAAAGTCCACCTTTCTCGCCATCATCTTCCCTGTCATG ATCCTGGGTCTGATGGTGGTGCGGAAGCTTCTGGACCTGATGTTCTCTCAGCACGACCTGGCCTGGCTGGACGACATCCTGCCTGACAAGGACAAGAAGAAGAGTGAGGacgacaagaagaagaagaagaagaagagcccGGAGGCGGAGAGCGACGAGGAG GAGGCCGAGCGGTACTCAATGTTGGCGTGCGATCAGAACCAAGCGGACCGCAGATACTGTGTGCTGAAGCTGCACGTTCCCTACAGCGACCTGATGTTGTCCCCTGACTCCGCCTCGACGCCGCCCAAAGTgtctcttttattttga
- the slc4a5b gene encoding electrogenic sodium bicarbonate cotransporter 4 isoform X9, whose protein sequence is MDTLQQEGGELEWKESARWVKFEEKVEEGGERWSKPHVSTLTLHSLFELRTCLQTGSILLDLDAFSLPHIVDEIVERQIADGLVSEDVKEKISFVLLRRHRHQTKKPIHRSLADIGKSSAVAAPNRSPQVTLSRSTSSTSAIHRSTDDLRSRHASSLGRLHHAQSRSMTDISDTPSSDQLKNKFMKKIPRDAEASNVLIGEVDFLDKPFVSFVRLAQATTLGGLTEVPVPTRFLFILLGPHGKTKSYNEIGRAIATLMVDDLFSDVAYKARDREDLIAGVDEFLDEVIVLPPGEWDPKIRIEPPKKVPSAEMRKSVLNLNELGQMNGAAGGAAGGEDEELPAPHELGEELKFTGRLGGGLWLDIKRKIPWYCSDVYDGFHIQTISAVLFIYLGCITNAITFGGLLGDATDNYQGVMESFLGTALAGTVFCLFGGQPLIILSSTGPILIFEKLLYEFSKNNGVDYMELRLWIGIHACLQCFMLVLCDASYIIKYMTRFTEEGFSSLISFIFISDAIKKMVGSFKYYPINRGFKPDFITSYKCDCVPPDQAPLADDNMTLLFNLSDLDWSQLSKKECVKYGGALVGKACKYVPDLALMSFILFFGTYSMTVSLKKFKFSRYFPTKLRKLVSDFSIIISILVFCGLDALLDLDTPKLHVPTEIKLRKLISDFAIFMSIMSFVGLDMLVGLDTPKLIVPTELKPTRSDRGWLVMPFGKNPWWWHLASFVPALLVTILIFMDQQISAVIVNRKENKLKKGCGYHLDLFWVGILMAVCSFMGLPWYVAATVISIAHIDSLKMESESSAPGEQPQFLGVREQRLTGTLVFVLTGLSVFLAPILQYIPMPVLYGVFLYMGVASLSGIQFWERIKLYMMAPKHQPDFAFLRHVPLRRVHLFTLVQITCLAVLWVLKSTFLAIIFPVMILGLMVVRKLLDLMFSQHDLAWLDDILPDKDKKKSEDDKKKKKKKSPEAESDEEEAERYSMLACDQNQADRRYCVLKLHVPYSDLMLSPDSASTPPKVSLLF, encoded by the exons ATGGACACACTGCAGCAGGAGGGCGGCGAGCTGGAGTGGAAGGAGTCGGCCAG GTGGGTGAAGTTTGAGGAGAAGGTGGAGGAAGGCGGCGAGCGGTGGAGCAAGCCTCACGTGTCCACGCTGACGCTGCACAGCCTCTTTGAGCTGCGGACATGTCTCCAGACGGGAAGCATCCTGCTGGACTTGGACGCCTTCTCGCTGCCGCACATCGTGG ACGAGATCGTGGAGCGACAGATCGCCGACGGCCTGGTCTCGGAGGACGTGAAGGAGAAGATCAGCTTCGTGTTGCTACGGAGACATCGCCATCAGACCAAGAAGCCCATCCACCGCTCGCTGGCCGACATCGGGAAGTCCTCCGCCGTCGCCGCCCCTA ACCGTAGTCCTCAGGTGACGCTGAGCCGTAGCACTAGTTCCACTTCCGCCATCCATCGATCCACTGACGACCTGCGCTCGCGACACGCCAGCAGCCTGGGACGCCTGC ATCACGCGCAGAGTCGCAGCATGACCGACATTTCTGACACACCCAGCTCAGACCAG CTGAAGAACAAATTCATGAAGAAGATTCCTCGCGATGCCGAGGCGTCCAACGTGCTGATTGGCGAGGTGGACTTCCTGGACAAACCCTTCGTCTCCTTCGTGCGTCTGGCTCAGGCCACCACTCTGGGCGGCCTCACGGAGGTCCCGGTGCCGACCAG GTTCCTCTTCATCCTGCTGGGTCCTCACGGCAAGACCAAGTCCTACAACGAGATTGGGCGGGCCATCGCCACACTCATGGTGGACGAC CTGTTCAGCGACGTGGCGTACAAAGCCAGGGACCGCGAGGACCTGATCGCAGGCGTGGACGAGTTCCTGGACGAGGTGATAGTCCTCCCCCCAGGAGAATGGGACCCCAAAATCCGCATCGAGCCCCCCAAGAAGGTTCCGTCAGCTGAGATGAG GAAGTCTGTGCTGAACCTGAACGAGCTGGGCCAGATGAACGGGGCGGCCGGGGGGGCGGCCGGCGGGGAAGACGAGGAGCTTCCGGCCCCACACGAGCTGGGAGAGGAGCTGAAGTTCACCGGGAG GCTGGGCGGTGGCTTGTGGCTGGACATCAAGAGGAAGATTCCGTGGTACTGCAGCGACGTCTACGATGGCTTCCATATCCAGACCATCTCCGCCGTGCTCTTCATCTACTTGGGCTGCATCACCAACGCCATCACCTTTGGCGGCCTGCTGGGGGACGCCACCGACAACTACCAG GGTGTGATGGAGAGCTTCTTGGGGACGGCTTTGGCGGGAACCGTCTTCTGCTTGTTTGGCGGTCAGCCTCTCATCATCCTCAGCTCCACGGGTCCCATCCTCATCTTTGAGAAGCTTCTCTACGAGTTCAGCAA GAACAACGGCGTGGACTACATGGAGCTGCGTCTGTGGATCGGCATCCACGCGTGTCTGCAGTGCTTCATGTTGGTGCTGTGTGACGCCAGCTACATCATTAAGTACATGACCCGCTTCACCGAGGAGGGCTTCTCCAGCCTCATCTCCTTCATCTTCATCTCGGACGCCATCAAGAAGATG GTGGGATCTTTCAAGTATTACCCCATCAACCGCGGCTTCAAGCCCGACTTCATCACGTCCTACAAGTGTGACTGCGTCCCTCCTGACCAGG CGCCGCTCGCTGACGACAACATGACGCTGCTG TTCAACCTGAGCGACCTGGACTGGAGTCAGCTGAGCAAGAAGGAGTGCGTCAAGTACGGCGGCGCCCTGGTGGGCAAGGCCTGTAAGTACGTCCCCGACCTGGCCCTCATGTCCTTCATCCTCTTCTTCGGCACCTACTCCATGACTGTGTCCCTCAAGAAGTTCAAGTTCAGCCGCTACTTTCCGACAAAG CTCCGTAAGCTGGTCAGCGATTTCTCCATCATCATTTCCATCCTGGTCTTCTGCGGGTTGGACGCCCTGCTGGACCTGGACACCCCCAAACTGCACGTCCCCACTGAGATAAAG CTAAGGAAGCTAATCAGTGATTTTGCCATCTTCATGTCCATCATGTCCTTTGTGGGTCTGGACATGTTGGTGGGTTTAGACACGCCCAAACTAATCGTTCCTACTGAGTTGAAG CCCACGCGTTCTGACCGCGGGTGGTTGGTGATGCCGTTCGGGAAGAACCCGTGGTGGTGGCACCTGGCCAGCTTCGTCCCCGCCCTGCTGGTCaccatcctcatcttcatggACCAGCAGATCAGCGCCGTCATCGTCAACCGCAAGGAGAACAAGCTTAAG AAGGGTTGCGGCTACCACCTGGACCTCTTCTGGGTGGGCATCCTGATGGCGGTGTGCTCCTTCATGGGTCTTCCGTGGTACGTGGCCGCCACCGTCATCTCCATCGCCCACATTGACTCGCTCAAGATGGAGAGCGAGTCCAGCGCCCCCGGAGAGCAGCCCCAGTTCCTCGGGGTCCG CGAGCAGAGACTGACCGGGACGCTCGTCTTTGTTCTGACCGGACTCTCCGTCTTCCTCGCCCCCATCCTTCAG TACATCCCCATGCCCGTCCTCTATGGCGTCTTCCTGTACATGGGCGTGGCCTCACTCAGCGGCATCCAG TTCTGGGAGCGTATCAAGTTGTACATGATGGCTCCAAAACACCAACCAGACTTTGCCTTCCTGCGTCACGTCCCCCTGAGACGCGTCCACCTCTTCACTCTTGTCCAGATCACCTGTCTGGCCGTCCTCTGGGTCCTAAAGTCCACCTTTCTCGCCATCATCTTCCCTGTCATG ATCCTGGGTCTGATGGTGGTGCGGAAGCTTCTGGACCTGATGTTCTCTCAGCACGACCTGGCCTGGCTGGACGACATCCTGCCTGACAAGGACAAGAAGAAGAGTGAGGacgacaagaagaagaagaagaagaagagcccGGAGGCGGAGAGCGACGAGGAG GAGGCCGAGCGGTACTCAATGTTGGCGTGCGATCAGAACCAAGCGGACCGCAGATACTGTGTGCTGAAGCTGCACGTTCCCTACAGCGACCTGATGTTGTCCCCTGACTCCGCCTCGACGCCGCCCAAAGTgtctcttttattttga